Genomic segment of Truepera radiovictrix DSM 17093:
GCGCTCCCAAAGTCGGCCGCGCGGAAGGTCACCCAGCCGAGCACGACAACCAGCATCGTCTTGGGGACGGCCACGAGAGCGGGCAGGGGTGCCCACAGCTTTTTACCGCCCAAAAAGCGCTCCAACGCCAGAAACCCGCCGTGCCACGCCCCCCAGACCACGAACGTCCAGGCGGCCCCGTGCCAGAGCCCCCCCAAGAGCATCACCAGGGCCAGGTTGACGTAGGTGCGCCCCGCCCCGCGGCGGTTGCCCCCCAGGGGGATGTAGAGGTAGTCGCGCAGCCAACTCGAGAGCGAGATGTGCCAGCGCGTCCAGAACTCGGTGATCGAGCGGCTGACGTAGGGGTGGTTGAAGTTCTCGCGGAAGCGAAAGCCCATCATGAGCCCCAACCCGATGGCCATGTCCGAGTAACCCGAAAAGTCGAAGTAGAGCTGCGCGGTGTAGGCCAGGGCGCCGAGCCACGCCTCGGGGGCGCTCGGGTCGGGGAGCGCGAAGACGCGGTCGGCCAGCGGCGCGACCGCGTCGGCGACGAGCACCTTTTTGCAAAACCCCACCATGAAGCGCAGCGCCCCCTCGGAGAACTTCTCCAGGGTGTGGGTGCGCGCCGCGAACTGGTCGGCGAGGTCTTTGTAGCGCAGCACGGGCCCCGCGATGAGCTGCGGGAAAAGGGCGATAAAGGCGCTTAGGTCCCAGAAGCTCCGCGCCGG
This window contains:
- a CDS encoding MBOAT family O-acyltransferase; this translates as MVFSTHVFLFLFLPLFLALYYLLPFRFRSPLILVASYLFYAWWRLDFLLLLVGVTLFSFFAGRAVARARTPRRARAALALGVAGNLAALAYFKYFNFGVASFNALLVALGARPLTLWEVVLPIGLSFYIFQAISYIVDVYRQDAPPARSFWDLSAFIALFPQLIAGPVLRYKDLADQFAARTHTLEKFSEGALRFMVGFCKKVLVADAVAPLADRVFALPDPSAPEAWLGALAYTAQLYFDFSGYSDMAIGLGLMMGFRFRENFNHPYVSRSITEFWTRWHISLSSWLRDYLYIPLGGNRRGAGRTYVNLALVMLLGGLWHGAAWTFVVWGAWHGGFLALERFLGGKKLWAPLPALVAVPKTMLVVVLGWVTFRAADFGSAWALYRGLFGANGWVAGDAFWVQLSGLELVTLVLGFVLIYLAPYWRTLVWSPRGRALAALHLAILPVFVLGVMRLSAQAFSPFLYFQF